TGTTGATTGTCTTCGCCTTGGCCGGCGATTCGACGACGACGACGTCCATGAGGTCTCTTATCAGCTGTGAGGCGGCGGAAGAACTCCGCGGCGCACGACGAAATCCCACTCTTTTCGTCGCTCACATGGCCGCGCTTTTGCAATCGGTCAAGGGGAAGGACCCAATTTGCGGGCCCGCCGGGGGCGATACACTCTTAGAGTGTATGGCGAAGATCACATTTTTTGGGAGGAAGGTTCGTATCTCGGAGCACGGAAGAATCGGGTCACCGACGCATGTCGACACACAAGCGACATCGACGCAGGCGCGCCATCAGCGACGCAACCAGGCGGGCGCCGAAAGATATCCGGCAGCCCACCCGGATAAAAATCAGTCGGCCGCGACAACGTGCCATGCGCCGGCGACGCCTTCGCCGGTCACGTCACCGGCCTTCTTGTCCTTAACGTAAGTGTAGACCAGCTTACCGTCATAGGCCCACATCTTGGTGCCGTCGGTGCGCTCCACGATCGTCCATTCGTCATCCGCCTTGGCACCGGCCTCGGCGTTCAACGGCGGCCAGTTGGCGGCGCATTTGTCGTAGCAGTTGGATTTACCCTTCTCGTCCTTGTCATAGGTGTAAAGCGTCATGCCCATGGCATCGGTATAGATCTTCTTGCCGCCGACTTCGGCCTCTTTCCATGCCTCGGCGGCGTGGGACGCGGCGGTGCCGAGCAACAGGGCCGCGAGCCCGAGTGCAATCGATTTCATGGCAATCTCTCCCTGAGAACAAGCACGCGGCAATCGCGCGCTGCCCAATCAACGCACGGGGAAGGCCATTTCTTCCTCGGCCGGGCGACCGCGTGCCACACAATGGTGATTGGCATGGAGGCCTGCGCATCGCTATATCGGCGCCAGCACAATCGGGGCCAGATGAAATGGCATTGGACATCGGCTATGTCAGCGCGGTCGGGGCAGGGGCGATCTCGTTCCTGTCGCCATGCGTGCTGCCGCTGGTGCCGCCCTATCTCTGCTACATGGCGGGCGTGTCCGTCGACGATTTCCGCGGCAATCGGGGCGTGACGGCACGGGAAGGCGCGCGCGGCGCGCTGCTCTATGCCTCTTTTGCCTTCGTGCTCGGCTTCTCGACCGTCTTCGTAGCGCTCGGCGCGGGCGCCTCGACCATTGGCCGTCTGCTGCGCGTCTGGCAGGAGCCGCTGGCGATGGTGGCGGGCGCGCTGATCATCGTCATGGGGCTGAATTTCCTCGGCATCCTGCGCATCCCGCTGCTGTCGCGCGAGGCGCGCTTCCAGTCGCAGGGCAAGCCGGCCAACATGGTCGCCGCCTACGTCATGGGACTGGCCTTCGCCTTCGGTTGGACGCCTTGCATCGGCCCGGTGCTCGGGCCGATCCTGACGCTGGCCGGCGGCCGCGAGACGGTGGGCGAGGGTGCGTTGCTGCTCGCCGCCTATTCGCTCGGCCTCGGCATTCCTTTCCTGATCGCGGCGCTGTTTTCCGGCGCCTTCATGCGCTTCCTCGGCAAATTCCGCGTCCATCTCGGCCGTGTCGAGAAGGCGATAGGCGCGCTTCTGGTCGTCGCCGGCGTGTTCTTCCTGACCGGTGGCGTGCAAAGCGCGTCCTATTGGCTGCTGGAGAATTTTCCGATGCTGGGGAGGTTGGGGTAAGCCGGGTTCAGGAACGGGCGCGAGCGTTCGCGTTGATGAAGCCGAATCCGCGGACTTTTCGCAAAGGAGCGATGTGGGCGAGATGATATCCAGGGCGGACGCCGAGACGTTCTTCAAGACGTATGCGAAGGTCTTCAACGACGCAATTGCCGGCGACGTCGGTCTGGACGACGTTGCCGCGATCTACTCAACCGGCTTTGTCTCGGTGACGCCGGCAGGTGTCATGGTCGGCGAGAATGGCCAGCGATTGAAGGAGGTCATGAAGAAGGGCTTCGAGGCCTATCGGGCGATCGGCACGAAGAAAATGACCTGCGGAGGCGTTACGGTGATGCCCATCGACCAGGACCATTGCGTGGCCAAAGTGCAATGGTCAGGCGACTACGAGCGCAAGAACAAAGATCGCCTTACCATCGACTTCGAGGTCAGCTATCTCGTCGAGAGGCGCGATGGCGATCTGAAGGTCTTTGGCTGGATTGCAGGTGACGAACAGGCTGAATTCAGAAAGCACGGCCTTTTGTAGTCGCCGCCGGAGACCTGCCAATTAAGCGTGAACTGCTCGTTGGTCTCACCGGAATTTAACCGCATTGGTACAGCATCACGCCGCTGTTAGCATGCATTGATTCAGCTTTCATATGGTTGCCCTTTCATGAGCCAGACATCCTGCCTGTCCGTCATCCTCGCCGCCGGCGAAGGCACGCGCATGAAAAGCGCGATGCCCAAGGTGCTGCACGCCATCGCCGGGCTGCCGATGGTGGCCCATGTCGTGAAAGCCGCCGAAGCCGCAGGGGCAACGGGTCTCGCGCTGGTGATCGGCCATGGCGCGGAGGAAATGCGCAAGGCGGCGCAGAAATTCGCGCCGAAAGCCGAGACTTTCGTCCAGGAGGTACGGCTCGGCACCGCGCATGCCGTGCTTGCCGCGCGCGAAGCGATCTCAAAGGGTTACGACGATATTCTCGTGATGTTCGGCGACACGCCGCTGATCGATGCGGGCGCGCTCGCCGCCGCGCGGCAGAAGCTGGCGGAGGGTGCTGCGGTCGCGGTGATCGGCTTCCGCCCGCCCAATCCGACCGGCTACGGCCGGCTGATCGAAAAGGGCGGTCAGTTGGTCGCCATCCGTGAGGAAAAGGACTGTTCCGAGGCGGAAAAGAAGATCGGCTTCTGCAACGCCGGGATGATGGCGGTCGCGGGCAAGCATGCGCTTCGACTGCTCGACAAGGTCGGCAACGACAACGCGAAAGGCGAGTTCTATCTCACCGACATCGTCGAGATTGCCGGCGCGGAGGGCCTCGACGTGGTGGCCACCGAGGCGGAGTTCGAAAATGCGCTCGGCATCAACAACCGGGCTGAACTCGCCGAGGCGGAAGGCATCTGGCAGGCGCGCCGGCGGCGCGAGGCGATGCTTGCGGGCGTGACGCTGATTGCGCCGGAAACCGTCTATTTCTCGCACGACACCGAAATCGGCGCCGATACGATCGTCGAGCCGAATGTCTGGTTCGGGCCGGGCGTCAAGATTGCCACCGGCGCCACGATCCATGCCTTCAGCCATCTCACGGGCGCCACCATCGGGGAAAACAGCGAGGTTGGGCCGTTCGCGCGACTGCGTCCCGGTGCCGATCTCAGAAAGAGGGCCAAGGTCGGCAATTTCTGCGAGGTCAAGCAGTCGACCGTCGAGGAAGGCGCCAAGGTCAACCACCTGACCTATATCGGCGACGCGCGCGTCGGTGCCGGGGCAAATATCGGCGCCGGCACCATCACCTGCAACTATGACGGCTATTCGAAATTCTTCACCGACATCGGCGAGGGCGCCTTTATCGGCTCGAACTCGTCGCTGGTGGCGCCGGTCTCGATCGGCAAGGGCGGCTACATCGCCTCGGGCAGCGTGATCACCGAGAGCGTGCCCGACGATGCGCTTGCCTTCGGCCGCGCCCGCCAGAAGACCCTGCCCGGCAAGGGCAAGGAACTGCGAGAACGCTTCGCCTCGGTCGCGGCGGCAAGGAAGAAGGCTGCGGAGTAGCGCCGGCACGTAGTTTAGGCGGCTTTGCCGAAGGCCGCCGCGGCCGTGATCTGAGCCAAGGGATGAACGATCGGAAACCAAGGCTCTGAGAAGCCGAGCAATTCGAGTAATGGGATTGCAACGACGGCCTGGCATGGTGCATCGGTCGCAAAACCGTTCCGGCTGACACGGAACGAAACGCAAAGTGACTTTCGCGGCAGTCCGGCAATCCCTAGATAACGCTGGGTTTCCGCATGAAATCGGGGGCAGGGCATGTGCGGTATCGTTGGAATTGTCGGCCATTCGCAGGTCGCGCCGCTGATCGTCGATGCGCTGAAGCGGCTCGAATATCGCGGTTATGACTCTGCCGGCGTCGCCACCATCGAGAAGGGCGAGCTCGGCCGACGCCGCGCCGAAGGCAAGCTGATCAACCTCGAACGCCGTCTGAAGGAAGACCCGCTCGACGGCACGATCGGCATCGGCCACACGCGCTGGGCGACGCATGGCGTGCCGAACGAGACCAATGCGCACCCGCATTTTTCCGACGGCGTCGCCATCGTCCACAACGGCATCATCGAAAACTTCGCCGAGCTGCGCGACGAGCTCTCCCGCGATGGCTACAAATTCTCCTCGCAGACCGACACCGAAGTCGTCGCGCATCTGGTGGCGCGGGAACTCGCCAAGGGGCTGAAGCCGGTCCAGGCCGCGCATCAGGCGCTGAAGCGGCTCTCCGGCGCCTTCGCGCTGGCGATCATGTTCAAGGGCGACGAGGACCTGATCGTCGGCGCCCGCAACGGTCCGCCGCTCGCCGTCGGCCATGGCGACGGCGAGATGTTTCTGGGCTCGGACGCCATCGCGCTGGCGCCTTTCACCAACGCGGTCACCTATCTGGAAGACGGCGACTGGGCCGAAGTGCGTCGAAACAGCGTCACCATTTATGACATCGACGGCAACAAGGTCGACCGCAGGCGCCAGCAGTCGCTGTCGACCAGCTTCATGGTCGACAAGGGCAACCGCCGGCATTTCATGGAAAAGGAAATCCATGAACAGCCGGAGGTGATCTCGCACACGCTGGCCCATTACGTGGATTTCGTCGCCGGCGTCTCGAAGCCGCTCGAGCTGCCCTTCGACTTCGCCAAGATCGGCCGGCTGGCGATCTCGGCCTGCGGCACCGCCTATCTCGCCGGGCTGATTTCGAAATACTGGTTCGAGCGCTACGCGCGGCTGCCGGTCGACATCGATGTCGCCTCGGAATTCCGCTATCGCGAGATGCCGCTGTCGGCGAGCGACGCAGCCTTCTTCATCTCGCAGTCGGGCGAGACCGCCGACACGCTGGCCTCGCTGCGCTATTGCCGCAAGGCCGGCATGAAGATCGGCGCGGTCGTCAATGTGCGGGAATCGACCATGGCGCGCGAATCCGACGTCGTACTGCCGACGCTTGCCGGCCCGGAGATCGGTGTCGCTTCGACCAAGGCCTTCACCTGCCAGCTGTCGGTGCTGGCTTCGCTGGCTGTGCGGGCCGGCGTGGCGCGCGGCTCGATCTCGCGCGACGAGGAAAAGCAGCTGGTGCGCGAGCTTTCCGAGGCGCCGCGCTACGCCACCCAGGTGCTGAAGCTCGACGAGCAGATCGAACGCATCTCGCGCGAGCTCTCCCGCTACAAGGACGTGCTCTATCTCGGTCGCGACACCAATTTCCCCCTCGCCATGGAAGGGGCGCTGAAGCTCAAGGAAATCTCCTATATCCATGCCGAAGGCTATGCCGGCGGCGAGCTGAAGCACGGGCCGATCGCGTTGATCGACGAGAACATGCCGGTGATCGTGATCGCGCCGCATGACCGCATCTTCGAAAAGACGGTGTCGAACATGCAGGAAGTGGCGGCGCGCGGCGGCAAGATCATCCTCATCACCGACGCCAAGGGTGCGGCGCAGGCGGGCATCAAGGCGATGGAGACGATCATCCTGCCCGATGTGCCGGAAATCATCGCGCCGATCATCTACGCGCTGCCGATCCAGATGCTCGCCTATTTCACCGCCGTGTTCATGGGCACTGACGTCGACCAGCCGCGCAATCTGGCGAAATCCGTGACGGTGGAGTAGGCTTCGCCAGCGGTGGACCGAAACGCACCTTCGTCATCCACGGGCGGAGCAGGAGCGGAGCTCCTGCGCAGACCCGAGGTCCATTCCGTGACCTTACAAAGAATGCAGCCCATCAGAATGGTCGCTTGATCATCCATCCGTTATACTTCGTGCATGACGGGTTATGTTTATATGACTGCGAGCAAGAAGCGCGGCACCATCTACATCGGAGTAACAAACGATCTGGCCCGTCGAGTGCCAGAGCATAGGTCCGGCGAAGGCTCGCGCTTTACCGGGCGTTATGGCGTGCAGCGCTTGGCTCTGGTACGAGGAATATTTCGACATCCGGGATGCCATCCAGCGCGAGAAGTCGCTGAAACGCTGGCCGCGCCAATGGAAGATCGAACTGGTCGAATAGACCAATCCGGAGTGGTTTGAGCTTTTTCGCGGCACCGGGTGGTAGCGCCTATTCTGCACCGCTTCTATCCGGCCGAAGCGTCACGGAATGGATCCTCGGGTCTGCGCGCGTCGCTTCGCTCCTTGCTCCGCCCGTGGATGACGAGGGGAAGGATGTTTCGGCTAATCGCGAACCTAAGCAGCTTTCATTTGGAGCGTTGAAAGCCGTTACCTTGCAGTTGGCTTTGTACCATAGCATGATACATGCTGGGAGGCGCGCTCGCCCTAACCCTTTGAGGATACCGAGCTATGCTCAAGTTCGCACGCCCTATCCATCCTGGGGAATTCCTGCGCGAGGAGTATCTTGTTCCCCTTCGCATGAGCGCCGGCGCATTGGCGCGGAAGCTCAACCTGCCGCGTACTCGTATCGAGCGTATCGGAGGTCGGCCTTACTCCCGATACAGCCCTTCGCCTTGCCAGATTCTTCAACACCACACCCGAGTTCTGGATGAACTTCCAGAAGGCCTACGAGCTTGAGACCGAGGCGAGAAAGATCGCGGCGGAACTCGAAAAGATTGTGCCGCTGGACGCAGCGGCATGACCAACGCTCTTTAAAAACTTCGCAGTTCCAAACCGGCTCGCGGTTCACTAATCTCGGCGCTGCAACCTGCGCCGCGGTGAACCTATGTCCGATGCTCTGAAGACCTCTGGCATGACCCGGCTCAGGAATTATTTCCTGACCGGCTTCATCGTCTGCGCGCCGCTGGCGATCACCGCCTATATCGCCTGGTCCCTCATCGGCTGGGTCGATTCCTGGGTGAAACCTTACATCCCCGCCCGCTACAATCCCGACACCTATCTGCCGTTCCCGGTGCCCGGCTTCGGGCTGATCGTGGCTTTGGTGCTGATCACGCTGATCGGCTTCCTGACGGCAAACATCGTCGGCCGCGCCATCGTCAATTTCGGCGAGCGGCTGCTCGGCCGCATGCCGCTGGTGCGCGGCATCTATGGCTCGCTGAAGCAGATTTTCGAGACGGTGCTGTCGAACAAGGGCGATATGTTCCGTCAGGTCGGCCTGGTCGAATATCCGCGCAAAGGGGTCTGGTCGCTGGTCTTCGTGGCCAGCGAGAAGGAAACCGAGATCAACCAGAAGCTCGACCAGGAAGGCGATCCGCTGATCGCGGTGTTCATGCCCTGCACGCCGAACCCGACCACCGGCTTCCTGATGTATGTGCATAGATCCGAGATCGTGCTGCTCGACATGACGATCGAGGACGGCGCCAAGCTGATCGTTTCGGCCGGCATGGTGGCGCCGGAGGTCAAGGCCAAGCTGGTGACGCTGAACGGCGAGCCTGTCGAGGGGGCGCTCGCCAACCCGGCGCTGGGTGCCGCTCAGCCGGCGCGCAGAAGCCGCACGGCCTCGTCGCGCCCGAACAGATAAAGCAGCAGCCGGAGCGCCTGGCCGCGTTCGGACTGCAGTTCCGAATCGCGCGACAGGATCAGCCGGGCGTCGTCGCGCGCGGCCTCGAGCAGATCGGCATGGAACTCGATGCGCGCCACCTGGAAGCCTGGGGTGCCGGACTGGCGGGTGCCCAGCAGCTCGCCTTCGCCGCGCAGCTTGAGGTCCTCCTCAGCGATGCGGAATCCGTCCTCGGTCTCGCGCATCACCGACAGCCGGCGCTTCGCCGTCTCGCCGAGCGGATCCTTGTAAAGCAGCACGCAAGAAGAGGGCCGGTCGCCGCGCCCGACCCGGCCACGCAACTGGTGCAACTGCGCAAGCCCGAAGCGTTCGGCATGCTCGATGACCATGATCGTCGCGTCCGGCACGTCGACGCCGACCTCGATGACGGTGGTCGCTATCAGGATGCGCGTCTCGCCCTGCTTGAAGGCGCGCATCGCCTCGTCCTTCTCCGCACCCTTCATTCGGCCATGCACCAAGCCGATCCGGTCGCCAAACAGCGGTTTCAGAGACGCGAAACGGTCCTCCGCCGACATCAGCTTGATCTCTTCGGATTCCTCGACCAGAGGGCAGATCCAGTAGATTTTCTGACCTTCGGCGACGGCATCGCGCATGCGCCCGACCAATTCGTCCAGCCGCTCCATCGGCAAGGTGACGGTGCGGATCGGCTGCCGGCCGGCCGGCTTCTCGGTGAGCTTCGAGACGTCCATGTCGCCAAAGGCGGTCAGCACCAGCGTGCGCGGAATGGGGGTCGCCGTCATCACCAGCATGTCGGGCGCATCGCCCTTGGCGGTAATCGCCAGCCGCTGGTGGACGCCGAACCGGTGCTGTTCGTCGACGACGGCAAGGACGAGGTCGTGGAACGTCACCGTCTCCTGGAACAGCGCATGCGTGCCGACGACGATGTCGATCGCGCCACTGGCAAGGCCTTCGAGCGTCTCAGCGCGCTCGCGGCCTTTTTCGCGGCCGGTGAGGATGGCGACGCTGAGGCCGGCTTTCTCCGCGAGCGGCTCGATCGTCGCCAGGTGCTGGCGCGCCAGGATTTCGGTCGGCGCCATCAGCGCCGCCTGCCCGCCGGCCTCTACCGCGCGCCCCATGGCGAGCAGCGCGACCACCGTCTTGCCGGAGCCGACGTCGCCCTGCAGCAGGCGCAGCATGCGCTCGGGATCGGCGAGGTCGGCATTGATTTCGCCGAGCGCGAATTCCTGGCTGGGCGTAAGCTTGTAGGGCAGGGCAGCGCGCAGTTTCTCGACGACGCGGCCGTCGCCGGTGAGCGGCCGGCCCGAAAGACGGCGGATTCTGGCCCGCACCAGCGCCAGCGACACCTGGCCGGCCAAGAACTCGTCGTAGGCAAGGCGTCGCCAGGCCGCGCCCTCGACGGCAACGTCGATGGGGTCCTTCGGGTAATGGATGCGGCTGAGCGCATCGCCGAAAGACGGAAAGCTGTGCCGGCGCATGAAGGCCTCGTCCTGCCATTCCGGCAGCTCCGGCAGGCGGCCGAGCGCCTGTCCGATGGCGCGGCGCAGCACTTTTGCCGACAGGCCGGCGGTGAGCGGATAGACGGGCTCGACCAGCGGCAGGCCGTCGGCCTCGTCGATCGGCGCGATATGGTCGGGATGAACCATGGTCGGGCGGCCGTTGAACCACTCCATGCGGCCGGAGATCACGACACGTTCGCCCTCGGGAAGCATCTTCTGCAGATAGGCGGCATGGGCATGGAAGAAGGTCAACGCGACTTCGCCGGTGTCGTCATGGGCGTAGACGCGGTAAGGCACGGACCTGTTGCCGCGGGGCGGCGGCTGATGGCGGTCGACCCGCACCTCGAGGGTCACGATCTGGCCTTCGGCCGAGAGCGCGATGCCCGGCCGGTTGCGGCGGTCGATCACCGTGTTGGGCAGCACGAACAGCAGATCGCCGGCGCGCGCGGCGCGATCGCCGAGATCGGCCGGCACGACCCGCTCGATCATGGTCGCGACTTTCGGGCCGATGCCGGCGAGCGAGGTGATCGGGACGAACAGGGGATCGAGGATGGAAGGACGCATGGTGTCAGCTTATGTCGCGACGGCCGCAGCGCAAAGGCTGACACCGGTCGCTATCCACGCTATATGCGCCGCTTCGAACAGGGATACGGCGCGATGACCGGAACACAGCGATCAAGCGAGGGGTTGGATGCCCGCCGCCGCAAGCTCCTGTTCCGCTCCTGGCATCGCGGCATGCGCGAGATGGACCTCATCCTCGGCTCCTTCGCCGATGCCGAGATCGGCGCCTTGACCGGCGACGAAATCGACCAATATGAAATGCTCCTCGAAATCCCCGATACTGAATTCCTGCCGATGATCATCGGCGAACGCCCGGTTCCGCCCGATATCGATTGCGCGGTGCTGCAAAAGATCCTGGCGTCGCGCCGGACCGTGACATTTTGAAAAACGCATAACCCATGAGCCTCATTCCTTCCATCGGCCTGCCCAAGGGCCGCGCCGGTCAATTCATCGTCGACGGCGTCGCCGACGGCTACGAAGCCTTCGCGCTGGTGCGGACGGCGCAGGAGATCGCGCCCGACAAGCCGGTGCTGTTCGTCGCGCGCGACGGCCAGCGGCTGCCGGCGATCATCGATGCGCTCGCCTTCGCGGCGCCCGGCCTGCCGGTGCTGGAACTGCCTGCGTGGGATTGCCTACCCTACGACCGTGTCTCGCCGGGCGCCGATGCCGCCGCGCGGCGGCTCGACGCGCTTTCCGCCCTCATTGCGCTCGCCAAGAAGCCGCATCGCGCCGTGGTTCTCACGACGGCCAACGCGCTGCTGCAACGCATTCCGCCGGCCGGGCTGATCGAAGCGCAGACATTTCATGCCAAGCCCGGCAACCAGATCGATATGAACGTGCTGATCGCGCGGCTGGAGACTTCCGGTTTCGAGCGCGTGCCGACCGTGCGCGACGTCGGCGAATTCGCGGTGCGCGGCGGCATCCTCGACCTCTTCGCACCCGGCTGGAGCGAGGCGCTGAGACTGGACTTTTTCGGCGATACGCTGGAATCGATCCGCGTCTTCGACGTGGCGACCCAGCGCACCACCGGGCAGCGCAAGTCGATGGCGCTGCAGGCGATGAGCGAGGTGGCGCTGACGCCGGAGACGATCAGCCGCTTCCGCCGCGCCTACATCGAAGCGTTCGGCGCGCCGTCGCGCGACGACGCGCTCTACGCTGCCGTCAGCGAAGGCCGGCGCTTCGCCGGCATGGAGCACTGGCTGCCGTTCTTCTACGAGCGGCTGGAGACGGTGTTCGACTATCTGCCGGATGCGCCTGTCATCTTCGACCATCTGGCGCATGAGGCACTGGCCGAGCGTCACACGCTGATCCTCGATCACTACGAGGCGCGCCGGAAGCAGGCCGACGGCTCGCTGAAGGATGCGGTGCCCTATAAGCCGGTGGCGCCGGACCTGCTCTATCTCTCGCCGGAGAATCTCCGCGCTTCGCTCGGGCCGCGCGAAGACATCGACTTCACCGTCTTCGATGCGCCCGATGTCGGCGGCAAAAAAGTCTTCCACGCCGGTTCACGGCAGGGCCGCAGCTTTGCCGAGGAGCGCGCCGACCCCAACATCAACGTCTTCGACATCGTGGTGAAGCATATCGCCGATGAACGCGCCGCGCGCCGCCGCGTCATCGTCGCCGGCTGGACCGAAGGCTCGCTCGACCGGCTTGGCCAGATTCTGGCCGAGCATCATCTCGGCAATCTGAAGCCGGTCGCGATGCTTGCCGAGGTCGAAAAGCTCGAGCCGGGGCAAGCGGGGCTCGCCGTGCTGCCGCTCGAATCCGGCTTCGAGACCGACAGTATGGTCATCGTCGCCGAGCAGGACATTCTCGGCGACAGGCTGATCCGGCGTTCGAAGCGCAAGAAGAAGGCCTCCGACTTCATCGCCGAGGCGTCCTCGCTGTCTTCCGGCGACATTGTCGTCCACGCCGACCACGGCATCGGCCGCTTCGTCGGACTGCGCACCATCGAGGCGGTCGGCGCGCCGCATGACTGTCTCGAAATCCACTATGCCGGCGACGACCGGCTGTTCCTGCCGGTGGAAAACATCGAGCTTCTGTCGCGCTACGGTTCGGATTCGGCGGAAGCGACGCTGGACAAGCTCGGCGGCGGCGCCTGGCAGGCGCGCAAGGCAAGGCTGAAGCGGCGCCTGCTCGACATGGCCGGACAACTGATCCGCATCGCCGCCGAGCGGCAGATGCGTGCCGCGCCCACGATGATCCCGGCCGAAGGCCTCTATGGCGAGTTCGCCGCGCGCTTCCCCTATGAGGAAACCGACGACCAGCAGACGGCGATCGATTCCATCATGGACGACCTCGGCGCCGGCAAGCCGATGGACCGGCTGGTTTGCGGCGACGTCGGCTTCGGCAAGACGGAGGTGGCGCTGCGTGCCGCTTTCATCGCGGCGATGGAAGGCTTCCAGGTCGCGGTCGTGGTGCCGACGACGCTGCTGTCGCGCCAGCATTTCAAGACCTTCTCGCAGCGCTTTTCCGGCCTGCCGATCCGCATCGCTCAGGCCTC
The window above is part of the Mesorhizobium sp. WSM4904 genome. Proteins encoded here:
- the mfd gene encoding transcription-repair coupling factor → MSLIPSIGLPKGRAGQFIVDGVADGYEAFALVRTAQEIAPDKPVLFVARDGQRLPAIIDALAFAAPGLPVLELPAWDCLPYDRVSPGADAAARRLDALSALIALAKKPHRAVVLTTANALLQRIPPAGLIEAQTFHAKPGNQIDMNVLIARLETSGFERVPTVRDVGEFAVRGGILDLFAPGWSEALRLDFFGDTLESIRVFDVATQRTTGQRKSMALQAMSEVALTPETISRFRRAYIEAFGAPSRDDALYAAVSEGRRFAGMEHWLPFFYERLETVFDYLPDAPVIFDHLAHEALAERHTLILDHYEARRKQADGSLKDAVPYKPVAPDLLYLSPENLRASLGPREDIDFTVFDAPDVGGKKVFHAGSRQGRSFAEERADPNINVFDIVVKHIADERAARRRVIVAGWTEGSLDRLGQILAEHHLGNLKPVAMLAEVEKLEPGQAGLAVLPLESGFETDSMVIVAEQDILGDRLIRRSKRKKKASDFIAEASSLSSGDIVVHADHGIGRFVGLRTIEAVGAPHDCLEIHYAGDDRLFLPVENIELLSRYGSDSAEATLDKLGGGAWQARKARLKRRLLDMAGQLIRIAAERQMRAAPTMIPAEGLYGEFAARFPYEETDDQQTAIDSIMDDLGAGKPMDRLVCGDVGFGKTEVALRAAFIAAMEGFQVAVVVPTTLLSRQHFKTFSQRFSGLPIRIAQASRLVGAKELAETKKGIADGTVDIVVGTHALLGSSISFKNLGLLIIDEEQHFGVKHKERLKELKNDVHVLTLSATPIPRTLQLALTGVRELSLIATPPVDRMAVRTFISPFDPLVIRETLLRERYRGGHSFYVVPRISDLSEIHDFLNESVPELKVAVAHGQMPAGELDDIMNAFYDGQYDVLLSTTIVESGLDIPTANTLIIHRADMFGLAQLYQLRGRVGRSKVRAYALFTLPANRKLTDTAERRLKVLQSLDTLGAGFQLASHDLDIRGAGNLLGEEQSGHIKEVGFELYQQMLEEAVAEVKDSGEVQDGGWSPQIAVGTAVMIPESYVPDLQLRMALYRRLGDLETTEEIDGFGAELIDRFGPLPEEVTHLLKIVFIKALCRKANVEKLDAGPKGVVIHFRKREFPNPVGLVKFIGEQGSLAKIRADHSVVFIRDWPNAEKRLAGSAVVMTQLARLADKAA